A window of Phycisphaerae bacterium contains these coding sequences:
- a CDS encoding alpha-glucosidase/alpha-galactosidase, translating into MAKIAFMGAGSTVFAKSVLGDCMLTEALRESQIALYDIDPKRLKESKLMLDRLNENINDGRARISAHCGVKSRKAALKGADYVVNAIQVGGYDPGTVIDFEVPKRYGLRQTIGDTLGIGGIFRALRTIPVVLDFARDMEQVCPNAWFLTYVNPLAMITGAMQQATAVRAVGLCHSVQGCARHLLNIVGMNDQVKTLKWRIAGINHMAWLLEIRDGNKDLYPEIKKRAFKILDQARKKGEKHHDMIRLEIMRRFGCYVTESSEHNAEYSPYWIKSGYPELIEEYNIPLDEYPRRCVNQIEGWKKQRDELVNNRQITHTKTCEYASGIMEAMETDRPFRIHGNILNTGLITNLPAKACVEVPCLIDRNGVQGCYVGELPEQCAALNRTNVNVQLMTIEAALTKKRDAVYQAAYLDPHTADELPLDQIRRLCDDLIEAHGEMLPKFK; encoded by the coding sequence ATGGCCAAGATCGCATTCATGGGCGCCGGCAGCACGGTATTCGCCAAGAGCGTGCTGGGCGACTGCATGCTTACGGAGGCCCTGCGGGAGTCTCAGATCGCCCTGTACGACATCGACCCCAAGCGGCTCAAAGAGTCGAAGCTCATGCTCGACCGGCTCAACGAGAACATCAACGACGGGCGGGCGAGGATTTCCGCTCATTGCGGGGTCAAGAGCCGCAAAGCGGCCCTCAAGGGAGCCGACTACGTGGTCAACGCAATCCAGGTCGGCGGCTACGATCCGGGCACGGTGATCGACTTCGAAGTACCCAAACGGTACGGCCTGCGGCAGACGATCGGCGACACGCTGGGCATCGGCGGGATTTTCCGGGCCTTGCGGACGATCCCGGTGGTCCTCGACTTCGCCCGCGACATGGAGCAGGTCTGCCCCAATGCGTGGTTCCTGACCTACGTGAACCCGCTGGCGATGATCACCGGCGCCATGCAGCAGGCAACGGCGGTTCGGGCGGTCGGGCTGTGCCATTCGGTGCAGGGCTGCGCCAGGCATCTGTTGAACATTGTCGGGATGAACGACCAGGTCAAGACGCTCAAGTGGCGGATCGCCGGGATCAACCACATGGCGTGGCTGCTGGAGATCCGCGACGGCAACAAGGATCTGTACCCCGAGATCAAGAAACGGGCGTTCAAGATTCTCGACCAGGCCCGCAAGAAAGGCGAGAAGCACCATGATATGATCCGCCTGGAGATCATGCGCCGGTTCGGTTGCTACGTGACCGAGTCGTCGGAGCACAACGCCGAGTACAGCCCGTACTGGATCAAGAGCGGGTATCCGGAGCTGATCGAGGAGTACAACATCCCGCTGGACGAGTACCCGCGGCGGTGCGTAAACCAGATCGAAGGTTGGAAGAAGCAGCGGGATGAACTGGTCAACAACCGCCAGATCACCCACACCAAGACCTGCGAATACGCCTCCGGGATCATGGAGGCGATGGAAACGGATCGGCCGTTCCGCATCCACGGGAACATCCTGAACACGGGATTGATCACGAACCTGCCGGCCAAGGCGTGCGTCGAGGTACCATGTTTGATCGATCGCAACGGCGTCCAGGGCTGTTACGTGGGTGAGTTGCCCGAGCAGTGCGCGGCGCTAAACCGGACCAACGTCAACGTGCAGTTGATGACGATCGAGGCGGCGCTGACAAAGAAGCGGGATGCGGTCTACCAGGCGGCGTACCTGGACCCGCACACCGCGGATGAGTTGCCGCTCGATCAAATCCGGCGGCTCTGCGACGACCTGATCGAGGCCCACGGCGAGATGCTGCCGAAATTCAAGTAG